One window of the Triticum dicoccoides isolate Atlit2015 ecotype Zavitan chromosome 3B, WEW_v2.0, whole genome shotgun sequence genome contains the following:
- the LOC119276950 gene encoding translation initiation factor IF-2-like, producing the protein MAAAAVTAALSAGSTKLAAAITPSCSTTPRPRPTLTTVAPQGGLRVTMASTGKAATTYQQGGYNSGRGSGRYQERQDGYNGERWDQQGGYYQERRDACNGDRREQGRYNGGGRGNGGYQERRDAYNGNRQEQGRYNGGRGNGYQQHQDGYNGYRGGYYNSGRGNGGYHQGGNYRQRQAPKPKEEDKVVITEADFPALGGASQAQSQA; encoded by the coding sequence ATGGCTGCAGCAGCCGTGACAGCAGCTCTGAGTGCCGGGTCTACAAAGCTGGCCGCGGCCATCACTCCTTCATGTTCCACAACGCCGAGGCCAAGGCCAACGCTAACGACAGTGGCGCCCCAAGGAGGGTTGAGGGTTACAATGGCGAGCACCGGCAAGGCGGCTACCACTTACCAGCAAGGTGGGTACAATAGCGGCAGGGGCAGCGGCAGGTACCAGGAGCGCCAGGATGGGTACAATGGCGAGCGCTGGGATCAGCAGGGTGGGTACTACCAGGAGCGCAGGGATGCCTGCAATGGCGACCGCCGGGAGCAAGGCAGGTACAATGGTGGTGGCCGGGGCAATGGTGGTTACCAGGAGCGCAGGGATGCCTACAATGGCAACCGCCAGGAGCAAGGCCGGTACAATGGTGGCCGGGGCAACGGTTACCAGCAGCACCAGGATGGCTACAATGGTTACCGGGGTGGGTACTACAACAGTGGGCGGGGCAATGGCGGATACCACCAGGGCGGCAACTACCGGCAGAGGCAAGCTCCCAAGCCAAAGGAGGAGGATAAAGTGGTGATCACAGAGGCCGACTTCCCAGCTCTAGGTGGCGCATCTCAGGCGCAGTCCCAGGCCTAG
- the LOC119279629 gene encoding uncharacterized protein LOC119279629, producing MAAAPPGGLRRDRRAATAPATAAAGPHHHPALVAMAGAAPGRPHCARRPAAAAAAAPDATADQLRAGYDRAGGSPDPPSQVSALAITPTGLVVRVVAAAVRTDAPYSHSSHTHTPPRFAKLDFATYDGTEDPLNWLNQCEQFFWGQRTLALDRTWLASYHLRGAAQTWYYALEQDEGGMPPWERFRELCLLRFGPPMRGSRLAELCRLPFTFTMQDFADRFQALACHAPGVTARQRAVLFVGGLPDHIHVDVELRGPQDLQTAMYYARAFERRTQALQQAAPSRWGPPAS from the exons ATGGCAGCCGCTCCACCCGGCGGCCTCCGCCGCGATCGTCGGGCCGCTACAGCCCCAGCAACAGCTGCCGCCGGCCCCCACCACCACCCCGCCCTGGTTGCCATGGCCGGCGCAGCCCCTGGCAGGCCCCACTGCGCCCGTCGCCccgctgcagcagcagcagcagctccagaCGCCACCGCCGACCAGCTCCGGGCCGGCTACGACCGCGCCGGCGGGAGTCCCGATCCACCAAGTCAGGTTTCCGCCCTCGCCATCACTCCTACCGGCCTGGTTGTCCGGGTCGTCGCTGCAGCCG TCCGCACCGACGCACCGTACTCCCACAGCAGTCATACTCATACACCGCCGCGTTTCGCCAAGCTCGACTTCGCCACTTACGACGGCACCGAGGATCCCCTCAACTGGCTGAATCAATGTGAGCAGTTTTTCTGGGGGCAACGTACACTCGCGTTGGACCGCACCTGGCTCGCCTCATATCACCTTCGGGGCGCCGCACAGACATGGtattacgccctcgagcaggacgagggcggcatgcccccaTGGGAGCGATTTcgcgagctctgcctccttcgCTTCGGGCCGCCAATGCGCGGGAGCCGGCTGGCGGAGCTATGCCGCCTCCCCTTCAccttcacgatgcaggacttcgccgaccgtttccaggccctggcgtgccacgcgccCGGCGTGACGGCTCGTCAGCGGGCCGTGCTCTTCGTCGGCGGTCTACCGGATCATATCCATGTGGacgtggagcttcggggaccccaggaCCTCCAGACAGCGATGTACTACGCCCGCGCCTTCGAGCGTCGCACGCAGGCCTTGCAGCAGGCGGCACCGTCTCGGTGGGGGCCACCAGCCAGCTAG